From the genome of Spirosomataceae bacterium TFI 002, one region includes:
- a CDS encoding N-acetylglucosamine 6-phosphate deacetylase: MKKVTAQKVYTNNQILSNVSISIEKGKIVSVDENSAQAPLDYDCLAPAFFDTHINGGEDLYFTQSNNHEVLADIANSSAKYGTAYTLPAFITSSLENILKGLEVTRKFMNENPDAGVLGMHLEGPFLNIKKRGAHLAKYVRMPTNEEIKTILDAGADVIKIWTIAPENFTAEQISMIKDAGIVISAGHSNATYEESKKAFAQGISLCTHLYNAMSPFHHRDPGLIGAVLENKAVWAPIIPDGIHCDFGAARIAYQAKPDRLFIISDALFLSRKKQSFKWEEFDAFLVNDEYKNSEGNLAGSAISMSEAVQNTVKHIEVPLKTALSMATDRAAEAVGMQKLVGTIAKGYPSKFVHFSEQELNFELLCL; the protein is encoded by the coding sequence ATGAAAAAAGTAACCGCCCAGAAAGTTTATACCAACAACCAAATCCTTTCGAATGTCAGCATATCAATAGAGAAAGGAAAGATAGTTTCGGTAGACGAGAATTCGGCTCAAGCTCCATTGGATTATGACTGCCTTGCTCCTGCTTTTTTCGACACACATATCAATGGTGGAGAGGATTTATACTTTACGCAATCAAATAATCATGAAGTCCTTGCGGACATAGCCAACTCCTCGGCCAAATACGGCACAGCCTATACCCTACCGGCTTTTATCACCTCGTCACTTGAAAATATCTTGAAGGGTTTAGAAGTCACAAGGAAATTCATGAACGAAAATCCAGATGCAGGCGTACTTGGAATGCACCTAGAAGGTCCATTCCTTAATATCAAAAAACGTGGAGCACACTTGGCAAAATATGTCAGAATGCCCACCAATGAAGAAATCAAAACCATACTTGATGCGGGTGCCGATGTTATTAAGATTTGGACCATCGCTCCAGAAAATTTCACAGCAGAGCAAATTAGTATGATCAAAGACGCCGGTATTGTCATCTCGGCTGGTCATTCCAACGCTACTTACGAAGAAAGTAAAAAGGCATTTGCTCAAGGAATATCATTATGTACTCACCTGTACAATGCAATGTCACCATTTCACCACAGAGACCCAGGACTCATTGGTGCAGTATTGGAGAATAAAGCCGTGTGGGCACCCATCATTCCCGATGGTATTCACTGTGACTTTGGTGCTGCAAGAATCGCCTATCAAGCTAAACCTGATAGGCTTTTCATAATTTCGGACGCTTTGTTTTTAAGTAGGAAAAAGCAAAGCTTTAAGTGGGAAGAATTTGATGCTTTCCTAGTCAATGACGAATACAAAAACAGCGAAGGCAATTTGGCTGGTTCTGCAATTTCAATGAGCGAGGCAGTTCAAAATACCGTTAAGCATATTGAAGTTCCCCTCAAAACGGCCTTATCGATGGCTACAGACAGAGCAGCAGAAGCTGTGGGGATGCAAAAGCTTGTTGGCACTATTGCAAAAGGCTACCCATCCAAGTTTGTTCATTTTAGCGAACAAGAGCTCAACTTTGAGTTGCTATGTTTGTAG
- a CDS encoding YtxH-like protein: protein MNSGSKSFIAFLAGVAAGAAIGVLYAPEKGEITRDKLGENLGKYKTQLQEFIADLIERGDEVAQEMAIGNDSKAKADGRKVVNEAREKAEKLLTDVETLMSQIKSKA, encoded by the coding sequence ATGAATAGCGGATCAAAATCATTTATTGCTTTTTTAGCAGGAGTAGCTGCAGGGGCTGCCATTGGAGTACTTTACGCTCCAGAAAAGGGAGAAATCACTCGAGACAAACTGGGCGAAAACTTGGGAAAATACAAAACCCAGTTACAAGAATTCATCGCTGATTTAATAGAGCGTGGAGACGAAGTAGCTCAAGAAATGGCCATTGGTAACGATAGCAAAGCTAAAGCAGACGGACGCAAGGTTGTAAACGAAGCTCGTGAAAAAGCGGAGAAGCTACTAACCGATGTAGAAACTTTGATGTCTCAAATCAAATCAAAAGCTTAA
- a CDS encoding Helicase conserved C-terminal domain-containing protein produces the protein MTQGIYEEIVTQLINQKLEKIDKNVFYINKSQLDKEEASSILSKHLAHTIKNALNIVKGENQIELQIEIANKIISFLKDELKKEEFDNDLISIEGEILKAIFTKVDAHFSDIDLHLKEITPYTRLTHSELFTGGGNSHLSLESELRKEILSSDKIDLLVSFIKFKGIIILEKELIEFTRKGGQLRVITTTYMGASDYKAIQLLSKLENTQVKISYNTGNERLHAKAYLFKRNTGFHTGYIGSSNFSRSALTDGLEWNLKITTKEVSHIIDKFQKTFDSYWQSDDFELFDDSIHKEKLIQSLNQGKSGKFSDLNLSFFEVKPYPFQLEILEKLEVERTIHNRNKNLIVAATGTGKTVISAFDYKNFRNSNKSAKLLFLAHRKEILLQSLTTFRGILRDNNFGELWVDGLVPDNFEFVFASVQTINNRLNNFHLSSDFFDFIIIDECHHMTANSYRGILEYFQPKILIGLTATPERMDGGDIQEDFHNRIAAEIRLPEALNRKLLCPFQYFGITDSIDLSKVRWERGRYNPSELSSVYTANDRRVMEIIDSLEKYTKDLNDVRAIGFCVTMDHAKYMAEKFSLAGLKADYLTSNNTQNRDNVRSQLLGKGINYLFVVDIFNEGVDIPEIDTVLFLRPTESLTIFLQQLGRGLRLAENKDCLTVLDFVGNSRPEYNFENKFRALIGKTTTTVKKEIEDNFPHLPLGCSIILEKKAKQVILENISAATSANRNQLIQKIQNFQHQTTLELNLKNFTAFSNIPLQIIYKRGGWKRLCHEAGKLNEFDSINEKEIVRAISNKWLSCSSNSYFQFIINLAKRNFNISISKLNEQERQMLLMLHYDIWQKAGGFESLELSIKEIGKNAVLVDEIIEVLELLIDKVDFKEIEIDLPYNQPLKVHARYTRDQILAAFRLSTFDRKSPSREGVAENSDLNTELLFINLIKSEENFSPTTMYDDYAINESLFHWQSQNSAGPETPKGLSYIKHKSDKKKILLFVREKNNDEFGNTMGYVFVGEGLLKDYYGAKPMSIKWQLNEPLPHYLWKDAAKLRVG, from the coding sequence ATGACACAAGGTATTTATGAAGAAATAGTAACACAATTGATTAATCAGAAACTTGAGAAAATCGATAAAAATGTCTTTTACATCAACAAATCGCAATTAGATAAGGAAGAGGCTTCTTCAATATTGTCAAAGCACTTGGCTCATACTATTAAAAACGCTTTAAATATTGTTAAAGGAGAAAATCAGATTGAGTTGCAAATTGAAATTGCTAATAAAATCATTTCGTTTTTGAAGGATGAATTAAAAAAAGAAGAATTTGACAATGATTTGATTTCAATTGAAGGTGAAATTTTAAAAGCAATTTTCACAAAAGTCGATGCACATTTTTCTGATATCGATCTCCATCTTAAAGAAATTACACCCTATACTCGCTTAACGCACAGCGAATTGTTTACGGGTGGAGGTAACAGTCATTTATCACTCGAGAGTGAATTAAGAAAAGAGATTTTATCCTCAGACAAAATAGATCTATTAGTTTCTTTCATAAAATTTAAGGGGATCATAATTCTTGAAAAAGAACTGATTGAATTCACGAGAAAGGGAGGCCAGTTAAGGGTAATCACTACTACTTACATGGGTGCGTCCGATTACAAAGCCATACAGTTATTATCTAAACTTGAAAATACTCAAGTTAAAATTTCATACAACACAGGTAACGAAAGGCTTCACGCCAAAGCTTATTTATTCAAAAGAAACACAGGATTTCACACTGGCTATATTGGTTCATCAAATTTTTCTCGCTCAGCGTTAACAGACGGGTTAGAATGGAATCTTAAAATCACAACAAAAGAGGTTAGTCACATCATTGACAAATTTCAAAAGACCTTCGATTCTTATTGGCAAAGTGATGATTTCGAATTATTTGATGATTCTATACATAAAGAAAAACTGATCCAGTCTTTAAATCAAGGTAAATCTGGAAAATTTTCAGATTTAAACCTTTCGTTTTTTGAGGTTAAGCCATATCCATTCCAATTAGAGATTTTAGAGAAATTGGAAGTAGAGCGAACCATTCATAATCGAAACAAAAATCTGATTGTTGCTGCTACGGGTACGGGGAAAACAGTAATTTCTGCTTTTGATTACAAAAACTTTAGAAACTCAAACAAGTCTGCCAAGCTTCTATTCCTTGCACATAGAAAAGAAATATTGTTGCAATCCTTAACAACCTTTAGAGGAATTTTAAGAGATAACAATTTCGGAGAGTTATGGGTGGATGGATTAGTACCAGATAATTTTGAGTTTGTTTTTGCATCTGTTCAAACCATCAATAATCGATTAAATAACTTTCATTTATCATCTGATTTTTTTGATTTTATAATTATTGATGAATGTCACCACATGACTGCTAATAGCTATCGTGGAATATTAGAATATTTCCAACCTAAGATATTGATCGGTCTAACTGCAACTCCTGAAAGAATGGACGGAGGAGATATTCAGGAAGATTTTCACAATAGAATCGCAGCAGAAATTAGATTACCGGAAGCTTTAAATAGAAAACTTTTATGTCCCTTTCAATATTTTGGAATAACAGATAGCATAGACCTTTCAAAAGTTCGTTGGGAAAGAGGACGATATAATCCAAGCGAGTTATCCTCTGTTTATACCGCAAATGATAGAAGAGTAATGGAAATTATAGACTCTTTGGAAAAGTATACCAAAGACTTAAATGATGTCCGGGCTATAGGTTTTTGTGTTACTATGGATCATGCAAAATACATGGCAGAAAAATTTAGTTTAGCAGGCTTAAAAGCCGATTATCTTACAAGCAATAATACTCAAAATAGAGATAATGTAAGAAGTCAATTACTTGGTAAAGGAATCAATTATTTGTTTGTCGTTGATATTTTTAACGAAGGTGTTGACATCCCCGAAATTGATACTGTTTTATTTTTAAGACCTACTGAAAGCTTAACTATTTTCTTGCAACAACTTGGTAGAGGTTTAAGATTAGCTGAAAACAAAGATTGCCTTACTGTTTTAGATTTTGTTGGAAATTCAAGGCCGGAATACAATTTTGAAAATAAGTTTAGAGCACTAATCGGTAAAACTACTACTACTGTTAAAAAGGAAATTGAAGACAATTTTCCTCATTTGCCACTTGGTTGCTCTATCATTTTAGAGAAAAAAGCAAAGCAAGTAATTTTAGAAAATATAAGTGCTGCTACATCAGCAAACAGAAATCAATTAATTCAAAAAATTCAAAACTTTCAACACCAAACAACTTTAGAGTTGAATTTAAAAAACTTTACAGCTTTTAGTAATATTCCACTACAGATTATTTACAAGCGTGGTGGATGGAAAAGGTTATGCCATGAAGCAGGGAAATTAAATGAATTTGATTCTATTAATGAAAAGGAAATAGTTAGAGCTATTTCCAATAAATGGTTATCGTGCAGTTCAAATAGTTACTTTCAATTTATTATAAACCTTGCCAAAAGGAATTTCAATATTTCAATTTCAAAATTAAACGAACAAGAGCGGCAAATGCTTCTAATGTTGCATTATGATATTTGGCAAAAAGCGGGTGGATTTGAATCTCTAGAACTAAGTATTAAAGAGATTGGCAAAAACGCAGTATTGGTTGATGAAATAATCGAGGTCCTTGAATTGCTTATAGATAAAGTTGATTTTAAGGAAATAGAAATCGATCTTCCCTATAATCAACCACTAAAAGTTCATGCTCGATATACAAGAGACCAAATCTTAGCCGCATTTCGTTTAAGTACTTTTGATCGAAAATCTCCAAGTAGAGAAGGAGTTGCAGAGAATTCAGATTTAAATACAGAGCTATTATTCATTAATTTAATTAAGTCTGAGGAAAACTTTTCACCAACGACAATGTATGACGACTATGCGATAAACGAAAGCTTATTTCATTGGCAAAGTCAAAATTCTGCTGGGCCTGAAACTCCCAAAGGGCTTTCATACATTAAGCATAAAAGCGATAAAAAGAAGATATTGCTGTTTGTTCGTGAAAAAAACAACGATGAATTTGGTAATACAATGGGTTACGTATTTGTAGGTGAAGGGTTATTAAAAGATTATTATGGAGCAAAACCAATGAGTATTAAATGGCAATTAAATGAACCTTTGCCTCACTATTTATGGAAAGATGCTGCTAAATTGAGAGTTGGATAG
- a CDS encoding Peptidase family S41 — protein sequence MSLRKIIKACSQVGFVILFANVISFGQKKEFTAEQVRKDMTILNKKLLRFHPAPFTYIDSVTHQSRFLEAYNNITDSLNTQEAFDVISPILTDVKDLHTSAGMPKDWSKKQKKQLPLFYREFDGAYYISYNCSSDTTLLRGIQVLKIEDKPISDLVYQARSFYATDNDNDVSKRYYSVVRLPNILNRMMPITDSMKVEFRYVKADSVFVKYIKTEEPKQIAKVFKLRYPKLLRKNFDYEILDSLNKIAKLDITTFSEKGKLLNINQRKFKKKLQAKMKQIEKDTIQTLILDLRGNGGGSIVNISRLVGYFAKEKYKMLDSMAVKKKAFLSVFPLYGIIAPVVGRVYFNKKRDEFFVDMGDKKAKNKPTKKHHFDGELYVMGDGGTYSASVYTISLLQELGLATYLGDRAGGTRWGSFAGKWHKGALPNTKVQYRIPYFKIAHYLPNTAQSSLFIEPDVQLKHTWGDFLRFEDSYMKQAVELINAEKE from the coding sequence TTGTCTCTAAGAAAAATTATAAAAGCCTGTTCGCAGGTTGGATTTGTCATCCTCTTTGCCAACGTTATATCTTTTGGACAAAAGAAGGAATTTACTGCCGAGCAAGTTCGTAAAGACATGACGATCTTGAACAAAAAGTTGCTCCGTTTTCATCCCGCACCTTTTACCTACATAGATTCAGTTACACATCAAAGTAGATTTTTAGAAGCTTATAATAACATAACGGATAGCCTTAATACGCAAGAAGCTTTTGATGTAATTTCTCCAATTCTTACAGATGTGAAAGACTTGCATACTTCAGCAGGAATGCCAAAAGACTGGTCAAAAAAGCAAAAAAAGCAACTTCCACTTTTTTACAGAGAGTTTGATGGAGCGTATTATATATCGTACAATTGCTCAAGCGATACCACACTTTTACGCGGCATTCAAGTTTTGAAGATTGAGGATAAGCCAATTTCGGATCTGGTTTATCAGGCAAGAAGTTTTTATGCCACTGATAATGACAACGATGTTTCCAAAAGGTATTATTCCGTGGTTAGGCTTCCAAATATTCTCAATAGAATGATGCCAATTACGGATTCGATGAAAGTAGAATTCAGATATGTAAAAGCAGATTCAGTATTTGTAAAATATATCAAAACTGAAGAACCAAAACAGATTGCAAAGGTTTTTAAACTTCGTTATCCGAAGTTGCTGCGGAAAAACTTTGATTACGAGATTTTAGACTCCTTGAATAAAATTGCCAAATTGGATATCACAACCTTCAGTGAAAAAGGCAAACTACTCAATATTAACCAGCGAAAATTCAAGAAAAAGCTCCAAGCTAAAATGAAGCAGATTGAAAAGGACACAATTCAAACTTTGATTTTGGATTTGCGTGGGAATGGGGGAGGATCTATTGTTAATATTTCTCGACTAGTGGGATATTTTGCAAAAGAAAAATATAAAATGCTAGACAGCATGGCTGTAAAAAAGAAAGCGTTTTTAAGTGTTTTTCCCCTTTACGGAATAATTGCTCCTGTGGTTGGAAGGGTTTATTTCAATAAAAAGAGAGATGAATTCTTTGTTGACATGGGCGACAAAAAAGCCAAAAATAAACCAACGAAAAAGCATCATTTTGATGGTGAACTGTATGTCATGGGTGATGGTGGAACATATTCAGCCTCGGTATATACCATCAGTTTATTGCAAGAATTAGGCTTGGCCACCTACTTAGGCGATAGAGCTGGAGGGACGAGGTGGGGGAGTTTTGCAGGGAAATGGCATAAAGGAGCCTTGCCCAATACCAAAGTACAATACCGAATTCCTTATTTTAAAATTGCCCATTACTTACCGAATACAGCCCAAAGTTCACTCTTTATAGAACCAGACGTTCAATTGAAACATACTTGGGGAGACTTCCTTAGGTTTGAAGACAGCTATATGAAACAGGCTGTAGAGTTGATAAATGCTGAAAAGGAATAG
- a CDS encoding 8-oxo-dGTP diphosphatase yields the protein MLNVIVTCAIIENENQVLVVQRSEYMKLPLKWEFPGGKIEKWETDEDCIKREIREELNLEIELIKKLTPAIYDYPEVCIELIPFIAKQIGGQLKLNEHADFKYLTKAELLNLDWAEADVSIVKEYLGL from the coding sequence ATGCTTAATGTCATCGTAACCTGTGCAATTATTGAAAATGAAAACCAAGTTCTTGTGGTTCAGAGAAGTGAATACATGAAATTACCCTTAAAATGGGAGTTTCCTGGAGGAAAAATCGAAAAATGGGAGACTGATGAAGATTGTATAAAGAGAGAAATAAGAGAAGAACTAAACCTTGAAATTGAATTGATTAAAAAGTTAACACCTGCAATCTATGATTATCCGGAGGTCTGTATTGAGTTGATTCCATTTATTGCTAAACAAATTGGAGGTCAATTAAAATTAAATGAACATGCTGATTTTAAATACCTTACAAAAGCTGAATTATTAAACTTAGATTGGGCCGAAGCCGATGTTTCGATTGTAAAAGAATATTTAGGATTATGA
- a CDS encoding NusB antitermination factor: MQSLYAYKQAKGANFQIAKDFIADHYLPDLNSMEYQDKEKLEGMKKLALSIFEDQNSIIPSEDEFETPSEMRLNLAQAQQLYTEKNKRDFSYYKLKALKEVDKVYEQYLTILQLFVLLAKEAEEDPKKNSKSHLGKNKILIELAKDEEFEHQLLKRSISFDEEPGFVKRFYKNALLVNNKYIEYCDRVNHTGDEEMAILKYMIKNIILKHEDSVNFLESENIYFTEDRETLRSMTVHTFTPYLEAKPVKVIDLDEEWQEKKDFLSTLFNDCIQDEAQLLRHIMPKLKNWDYDRIADTDKILLRMALVEMMEYETIPTKVTINEIIEISKSHSTPRSGQFINGVLDTLSKELVAQGIIKKSGRGMLDNK; this comes from the coding sequence ATGCAGTCGCTTTACGCCTATAAACAGGCCAAAGGGGCAAATTTCCAAATAGCTAAAGATTTCATAGCCGATCATTACTTACCTGACCTCAACTCTATGGAGTATCAGGATAAGGAGAAATTAGAGGGAATGAAAAAACTAGCTCTTTCTATTTTTGAAGACCAAAATAGCATCATTCCTAGCGAAGATGAATTTGAAACTCCTTCAGAAATGAGACTGAATCTAGCTCAAGCACAACAGCTCTACACCGAAAAAAATAAAAGAGATTTTAGCTATTATAAACTGAAAGCTCTCAAAGAAGTAGATAAGGTATATGAACAATACCTCACCATTCTTCAACTTTTTGTTCTGCTTGCCAAAGAGGCAGAAGAGGATCCAAAGAAAAACAGCAAATCTCATCTTGGAAAAAACAAGATACTCATTGAGTTGGCCAAAGATGAAGAGTTTGAACACCAATTATTAAAAAGGTCTATCAGTTTTGATGAAGAGCCTGGTTTTGTAAAGAGGTTTTACAAAAATGCACTTTTGGTAAACAATAAGTACATAGAGTATTGCGACCGAGTTAACCATACTGGTGATGAGGAAATGGCTATTCTCAAGTACATGATCAAAAATATCATCCTCAAGCACGAAGACTCGGTCAACTTTTTGGAAAGTGAAAACATATACTTTACCGAAGACAGAGAAACTTTGAGGTCAATGACGGTTCATACCTTCACTCCATATTTAGAAGCTAAACCGGTTAAGGTTATCGATCTAGACGAAGAGTGGCAAGAGAAAAAAGATTTCCTTTCTACCTTGTTCAATGATTGCATCCAGGATGAGGCTCAACTATTGAGACACATCATGCCAAAGCTTAAAAACTGGGATTACGATCGTATAGCAGATACCGACAAGATCTTGCTTCGCATGGCACTTGTAGAGATGATGGAATACGAAACGATTCCAACCAAGGTGACAATCAACGAAATAATTGAAATTTCTAAATCCCATAGTACTCCTAGAAGCGGTCAATTTATCAATGGTGTATTAGATACACTTAGTAAAGAACTTGTCGCCCAAGGAATTATTAAAAAATCGGGTAGAGGAATGTTAGATAATAAGTAA
- a CDS encoding preprotein translocase subunit YajC, with product MILLQAGGSSNYSFLILMVGMFAVMYFFMIRPQQKKQKEQQKMVNELKAGDEVVTAGGLHGKIMSTDDTTVTISVGGGARLTFEKSAIAKKA from the coding sequence ATGATTTTATTACAAGCAGGTGGATCAAGCAATTATTCATTCCTAATCTTAATGGTAGGAATGTTCGCTGTGATGTATTTTTTCATGATACGTCCACAACAAAAGAAACAAAAAGAGCAACAAAAAATGGTGAACGAACTTAAGGCTGGTGACGAAGTAGTTACAGCTGGTGGTTTACACGGTAAAATAATGTCTACAGATGATACTACGGTTACAATTTCTGTAGGTGGTGGAGCAAGATTGACTTTCGAAAAGTCGGCGATTGCAAAGAAAGCCTAA
- a CDS encoding Metallopeptidase family M24 — translation MKLLYFLLLFPFIGLAQYPLILSERQQAEVIDEILEDRMENLLPKLMREQEVDMWVIISREYNEDPVMKTMLPSTWLNARRRTIFVFWDDGEQVKRQAIARYDVGKLLTGSWNLNTHPNQWDALVDVIEKVNPKKIALNFSKYYAHADGLSYTEHSELMEKLPAKYKARIVSAATLAVRWLETRTAKEMVLYEQIGRISHEIIAEAFSDKVIQPGVTSTDDVVWWMRQKIADLGLATWFHPTVDVQRFDPENFDHLRTFSSNTKAQIIIPGDLLHCDFGITYLRLNTDQQQHAYVLKPGEKDIPNFLKEAFKHGARVQDILTENFKSGISGNDILANALAQVKKENILGTIYTHPIGFHGHAAGPTIGMWDNQGKTIGNGDYLMQPNTAYSIELNAAMRIEEWNKTIRIMLEEDGYFDGKSFRYIDGRQEEIMIVGRK, via the coding sequence ATGAAACTTCTCTACTTTCTACTCCTATTTCCATTTATAGGTTTGGCTCAATATCCACTTATCCTAAGCGAAAGACAACAAGCCGAAGTCATTGACGAAATATTGGAGGATAGGATGGAAAACCTGCTTCCAAAGCTCATGAGAGAGCAAGAAGTAGATATGTGGGTCATTATTTCGAGAGAATACAATGAAGATCCAGTAATGAAAACCATGCTTCCTAGCACTTGGCTCAATGCTCGTAGAAGAACCATTTTCGTTTTTTGGGACGATGGGGAGCAAGTCAAAAGACAAGCGATTGCAAGATATGATGTCGGTAAATTACTCACGGGTTCATGGAATCTCAATACCCACCCTAACCAGTGGGACGCATTAGTTGATGTGATAGAAAAGGTAAACCCTAAGAAAATAGCACTCAACTTCTCTAAGTATTACGCCCATGCAGATGGACTATCCTACACAGAACACAGTGAGTTAATGGAGAAATTACCTGCAAAATATAAAGCTAGAATTGTTTCGGCTGCAACATTAGCCGTCCGTTGGCTAGAAACCCGTACTGCCAAAGAAATGGTGCTCTACGAGCAAATTGGAAGGATTTCTCATGAGATCATTGCGGAGGCTTTCTCAGACAAAGTGATACAGCCGGGAGTTACAAGTACAGACGATGTGGTGTGGTGGATGCGACAAAAAATAGCAGATTTGGGGCTTGCAACTTGGTTTCATCCTACAGTGGATGTACAACGATTTGATCCTGAGAATTTTGACCACCTACGTACTTTTAGCAGTAATACCAAAGCACAAATTATTATTCCTGGGGATCTTTTGCACTGCGACTTTGGCATCACTTATTTGCGATTGAATACAGATCAGCAACAACACGCTTATGTGCTGAAGCCGGGCGAAAAAGACATTCCAAACTTCCTGAAAGAAGCTTTTAAGCATGGAGCGAGAGTACAAGATATTCTAACCGAAAACTTCAAAAGTGGCATAAGTGGAAATGATATTCTGGCAAATGCCCTAGCACAAGTGAAAAAGGAAAACATCCTTGGGACGATATATACGCACCCAATTGGCTTTCATGGACATGCTGCCGGCCCAACTATTGGAATGTGGGACAACCAAGGTAAAACCATAGGAAACGGCGATTACCTTATGCAGCCCAATACTGCCTATTCCATTGAACTCAATGCCGCTATGCGAATAGAAGAATGGAACAAAACGATCAGAATAATGCTAGAAGAAGACGGCTATTTCGACGGAAAATCCTTTAGATATATTGATGGAAGGCAGGAGGAAATTATGATTGTGGGAAGGAAATAA
- a CDS encoding sugar-phosphatase yields the protein MQEKIDLEDFEAVIYDMDGLLIDSEPLWQEAEMKLFKTIGIELTLANCLETTGLPTKDVIAYWYAKHPWKNKTIQEVEDELYLEVIALIHERGKPMPGVIASLQFFKEKGFKIALASASPMPLVQASITKCELEEYFDFFHSGTLEKANKPNPALYHTAAKNLATPIEKCIIMEDSGNGVKGAVASGAFAVAIPSPHDFDDPKFDIARAKYRNMDEFIASL from the coding sequence TTGCAAGAAAAGATAGATTTAGAAGACTTTGAAGCAGTTATTTATGACATGGACGGACTGCTTATAGACTCCGAACCATTGTGGCAAGAAGCTGAAATGAAGCTTTTCAAAACCATTGGCATAGAACTTACGCTAGCAAATTGCCTTGAAACTACAGGCCTACCTACCAAAGACGTGATTGCTTATTGGTATGCAAAACATCCTTGGAAAAATAAAACCATTCAAGAAGTAGAGGATGAATTATACCTAGAAGTAATCGCCTTGATTCACGAAAGAGGCAAGCCCATGCCTGGTGTAATTGCTTCACTACAGTTTTTTAAAGAAAAAGGATTTAAAATTGCATTGGCATCAGCTTCTCCAATGCCATTGGTCCAAGCATCTATTACAAAATGCGAGTTGGAAGAATACTTTGATTTCTTTCATTCTGGTACTTTGGAAAAAGCCAATAAGCCCAATCCTGCTTTATACCATACCGCAGCTAAAAATTTAGCAACGCCCATTGAGAAATGCATTATTATGGAAGATTCTGGCAATGGAGTGAAAGGTGCTGTGGCATCTGGAGCATTCGCTGTTGCTATTCCTTCTCCACACGATTTTGATGATCCTAAGTTTGATATTGCGAGAGCAAAGTATAGGAATATGGACGAGTTTATTGCAAGTCTGTAA
- a CDS encoding inward rectifier potassium channel, producing MAHKKQSLVEKEKKRQDFGFGTKATSTQARLVKADGDFNVIKLGQSFEVKLNLYHRLITMHWSRFVGLIFAFYILLNFIFAVIYYAIGIEHLNGVFAQNGLTQFQEAFFFSSQTLTTVGYGQISPTGFLTSMIAAIEALLGLMSFAIMTGLLYGRFSRPTPFIKFSKKALISPYLDTNALMFRCVNERSNQLMNVSVSIILSRNEEVKGNLIRKYYTLDLEREKVKFFPMSWTIVHPITKGSPLLGQTPESLAASDSEIVVALEGTNDTLSDPIYARHSYLYSELTWGAKFQSILETEGDAYILKIQDIDKCESAILNE from the coding sequence ATGGCTCACAAAAAGCAAAGCCTTGTAGAAAAAGAAAAGAAAAGGCAAGATTTTGGGTTTGGCACAAAAGCGACGAGTACGCAAGCTAGGCTCGTTAAAGCCGATGGGGATTTTAATGTAATTAAGCTAGGGCAATCATTTGAAGTAAAACTGAATCTATACCATAGACTCATTACCATGCATTGGTCTCGTTTTGTTGGGCTCATTTTTGCATTTTACATTCTACTCAATTTTATATTTGCTGTAATATACTATGCCATTGGTATAGAGCATCTCAATGGAGTATTTGCCCAAAATGGCCTTACTCAGTTTCAAGAAGCTTTCTTTTTTAGTAGCCAAACCCTTACTACAGTTGGTTACGGACAGATTAGCCCGACTGGCTTTCTCACCAGCATGATTGCAGCAATAGAGGCACTTTTAGGCTTAATGTCTTTCGCAATTATGACTGGTTTGCTGTACGGTCGCTTTTCTCGACCTACGCCATTTATCAAGTTTTCAAAAAAAGCATTAATAAGTCCTTATTTAGATACCAATGCACTTATGTTTAGGTGTGTAAATGAGCGAAGCAACCAACTCATGAATGTATCGGTAAGTATCATATTATCTAGAAATGAAGAGGTTAAGGGCAATCTAATACGTAAATACTATACCCTGGATCTGGAGCGTGAAAAAGTAAAGTTTTTTCCAATGAGCTGGACGATTGTACATCCGATTACAAAAGGTAGCCCATTGTTAGGTCAAACACCCGAGAGCTTGGCTGCTTCCGATTCGGAAATAGTCGTGGCACTAGAAGGTACCAACGACACGCTCTCTGACCCTATATACGCAAGACACTCCTATTTATATTCGGAGTTAACTTGGGGTGCAAAATTCCAGTCAATCCTCGAAACAGAAGGAGATGCATATATTTTAAAAATTCAGGATATTGATAAATGTGAATCAGCAATACTAAATGAATAA